The following coding sequences are from one Veillonella rodentium window:
- a CDS encoding GatB/YqeY domain-containing protein, giving the protein MSLKDQLKEDMKAAMKAREEGKTALSVIRMVNSAIKNTEINDKVELDDAGVLGILAKEMKTRQDSLEEFIKAGREDLIAHVKDEMAVLQKYMPAQLTEDEICTIVQDAIKACGDNVNMGNVMKHVMPKTKGRADGKLVNSIVKEQLG; this is encoded by the coding sequence ATGAGCTTAAAGGATCAATTAAAAGAAGATATGAAAGCCGCAATGAAGGCTCGTGAAGAAGGAAAGACCGCATTATCTGTTATCCGCATGGTAAATAGCGCAATTAAAAACACGGAGATCAACGATAAGGTAGAACTTGATGATGCCGGTGTTCTCGGCATTTTGGCGAAGGAAATGAAAACACGTCAGGATTCCCTGGAGGAATTTATCAAGGCCGGACGTGAGGATTTAATTGCTCATGTGAAAGATGAAATGGCGGTGCTGCAAAAGTATATGCCTGCTCAATTGACCGAGGATGAAATTTGTACGATTGTGCAAGATGCGATTAAAGCCTGCGGTGATAATGTTAACATGGGTAATGTCATGAAACATGTTATGCCTAAAACAAAAGGTCGTGCTGATGGTAAACTCGTTAATTCCATCGTTAAAGAACAACTAGGGTAG
- a CDS encoding histidine triad nucleotide-binding protein, with protein MSDCIFCKIINGEIPSKKVLENDKFYAFHDIQPVKKVHVLIVPKNHVSNIAHLNEKNEDYIEGLLPFVRDVAKELGISKDGYRLIFNTGEKSGQTVFHMHAHLLGGEEMGWPEA; from the coding sequence ATGAGCGACTGCATTTTCTGTAAAATTATCAATGGTGAAATTCCTTCTAAAAAAGTTTTAGAGAATGATAAGTTCTATGCATTTCATGATATTCAACCTGTCAAAAAAGTACATGTACTGATTGTGCCCAAAAATCACGTTTCTAACATTGCTCATCTTAATGAAAAGAACGAAGATTATATTGAGGGATTACTACCATTTGTTCGTGATGTTGCAAAAGAGCTTGGCATTTCTAAAGATGGTTATCGTTTGATTTTCAATACTGGCGAAAAATCCGGTCAAACCGTATTTCATATGCATGCTCATCTTTTGGGCGGTGAAGAGATGGGATGGCCTGAAGCTTGA
- the rpsU gene encoding 30S ribosomal protein S21, which produces MSEIKVGKNETLESALRRFKRSCQKAGVLSEVRKREHYEKPSVKRKKKSEAARKRKFRA; this is translated from the coding sequence ATGTCTGAAATCAAAGTCGGTAAAAACGAAACGCTTGAAAGTGCTCTTCGCCGATTCAAACGCTCCTGCCAAAAAGCAGGTGTTTTGTCTGAAGTTAGAAAGCGCGAACACTACGAAAAACCGAGCGTAAAAAGAAAGAAAAAATCTGAAGCAGCAAGAAAACGCAAATTCAGAGCATAA
- a CDS encoding glutamine synthetase produces MATNELLYYIPAGQYGKEGVLALLEQHPEIKFVSLVGVDLAGNDTDEKIPMSSFFDDYESFFEGRAVQTDGSSVVLTNIATLNNARVDMWGDPTVNWFIDYNYENIDEVTGLPTGTLRIPAFLMHNYRYVDSRSILKRACDYVRSELLELIKEHGLPSMPHIRKDDIVDIVFTSATELEFWVKTPSKTVTKKELSVSQKLQEQYWQRTHGSVRTALEQAVERLDQYGMVAEMGHKEVGGVKAKLDEDGHESVVLEQLEIDWKFSNNPMQTADNELQARIIVREVFRENGLDVTFNAKPIIGVAGSGEHTHFGVMAKLKNGKLVNLFSPEDMRKEATSALGIGAIMGLLKHYEAINPFISSTTDSLNRLKPGFEAPVCIVTSLGTDPSEPSRNRTILCGLIRDIDNPMATRYELRSPNPYTNTYTALALIFISAFDGMKYAISSGKTQVQLEAELSKAPGETADYLDTNRAYRSEKDVFEDFTQEERNQMFGIAPATVWENVLGYKNNPELVETLAQGDAFSKDLMDSFIASILKRWRLVLANRIIPDNLETVRNMVAIHTDSRNSVDDKRFAEVNDLRFYLAKDSDDRKSLFTRIIDALYEGEYDTASKLQIEMNDKMEELEAKYANYSKNIF; encoded by the coding sequence ATGGCTACTAATGAATTATTGTATTACATCCCTGCAGGTCAATACGGAAAAGAAGGTGTGCTGGCGTTATTGGAACAGCATCCGGAGATTAAATTCGTATCCTTGGTAGGGGTTGATTTGGCCGGCAATGACACGGATGAAAAAATTCCGATGTCCTCATTCTTTGATGATTATGAATCATTCTTTGAAGGTCGTGCTGTTCAGACAGACGGTTCCTCTGTAGTACTTACAAATATTGCTACACTAAATAATGCACGCGTAGATATGTGGGGGGATCCTACCGTAAACTGGTTTATCGATTACAACTATGAAAACATCGATGAAGTGACGGGTCTTCCTACAGGAACGCTTCGTATTCCAGCATTTTTGATGCATAACTATCGATATGTAGATTCCCGTTCCATATTAAAACGCGCTTGTGACTATGTACGTTCAGAATTACTTGAGCTCATTAAGGAACATGGCCTTCCAAGTATGCCTCATATACGTAAAGACGATATAGTCGACATTGTATTCACATCTGCAACAGAGTTGGAATTCTGGGTTAAAACACCATCTAAAACGGTAACAAAAAAGGAATTATCCGTTTCTCAAAAATTACAGGAACAGTATTGGCAACGTACGCACGGCTCTGTACGCACGGCTTTGGAGCAGGCGGTAGAGCGTCTTGATCAATATGGTATGGTTGCAGAAATGGGCCATAAAGAAGTTGGTGGTGTAAAGGCTAAACTTGATGAGGATGGACATGAATCTGTCGTATTGGAACAACTTGAAATAGACTGGAAATTTTCGAACAATCCGATGCAAACTGCGGATAACGAATTACAGGCCCGTATTATTGTCCGTGAAGTATTCCGTGAAAATGGATTGGATGTTACGTTCAATGCAAAACCTATCATCGGGGTAGCCGGCTCCGGTGAACATACACACTTCGGTGTAATGGCTAAACTAAAAAATGGTAAATTAGTCAACTTATTCAGTCCAGAAGATATGCGTAAAGAAGCTACAAGCGCTTTGGGTATCGGGGCTATTATGGGGTTATTGAAGCATTATGAAGCAATTAATCCGTTCATCAGTTCTACAACGGATTCGCTAAATCGTTTAAAACCGGGTTTTGAAGCCCCTGTTTGTATTGTAACTTCCTTGGGGACGGATCCATCTGAGCCGAGTCGTAACCGTACAATTCTTTGCGGCTTGATCCGCGATATCGATAATCCGATGGCTACACGTTATGAATTACGTTCTCCAAATCCATATACAAATACGTATACTGCATTAGCTTTGATTTTTATCTCCGCCTTTGACGGTATGAAGTATGCTATTAGCTCCGGAAAAACACAGGTTCAATTGGAGGCTGAATTATCTAAAGCACCGGGTGAAACAGCAGATTATTTGGATACGAATCGTGCATATCGTTCTGAAAAGGATGTATTTGAAGATTTCACACAAGAGGAACGTAATCAGATGTTCGGTATTGCGCCGGCTACTGTATGGGAAAATGTTCTCGGCTATAAGAACAACCCTGAATTAGTGGAAACATTGGCTCAGGGGGATGCTTTCAGTAAAGATTTGATGGACTCCTTTATCGCATCTATTTTAAAACGGTGGAGACTTGTTTTAGCGAACCGTATCATTCCTGACAATCTTGAAACCGTTCGCAATATGGTGGCGATTCATACGGACAGCCGCAACAGTGTTGATGATAAGCGTTTTGCAGAGGTTAATGATTTACGTTTTTATCTTGCTAAAGATAGTGATGATCGAAAATCTTTATTTACGAGAATTATCGATGCTTTGTATGAAGGCGAGTATGATACAGCATCAAAATTGCAAATTGAAATGAACGATAAAATGGAAGAACTGGAAGCTAAATACGCTAATTACAGCAAAAACATATTTTGA